One Mycolicibacterium parafortuitum DNA segment encodes these proteins:
- a CDS encoding phospho-sugar mutase: MRSPWSTAVQEWLSHDPDPASAAELAGCDDDELADRFAQPLTFGTAGLRGPLRAGPNGMNLAVVMRATWAVARVLADRSLAGSPVVVGYDARHRSAEFSRAAAEVFAAQGFSVMLMPCAVPTPAVAFAVRNTGAAAGVQITASHNPPQDNGYKVYFAGGLQIASPTDRDIERVIASAPPADEIARVPVEPSGAEVLRAYVERAATVRRGAGAARIALTPMHGVGGEFALDALALAGFDDVHVVESQFAPDPDFPTVAFPNPEEPGASDRLTALAAEVGADLAIALDPDADRCAIGVPTPDGWRMLSGDETGWLLGDYLLSGRDCSDAVVASTVVSSRMLAAIAAAHGARHVETLTGFKWLARADDGLDATLVYAYEEAIGHCVDPDAVRDKDGISAAVLAADLVVALGHRGVTVLDALDELARRHGVHSTTAVTRRVGSPREAAQLMERLRKTPPREVAGFAVTVEDLAPRTDALVFSGDDDTTTVRVVIRPSGTEPKLKCYIEIRCSGDLAPARDRAARVQDAVAAAVRDWA, encoded by the coding sequence ATGAGGTCGCCGTGGTCAACCGCAGTGCAGGAGTGGCTGTCCCACGATCCGGATCCGGCGTCGGCCGCCGAACTGGCCGGATGCGACGACGACGAGCTCGCCGACCGGTTCGCGCAGCCGTTGACGTTCGGCACCGCCGGCCTGCGCGGGCCACTGCGGGCAGGACCGAACGGAATGAACCTGGCGGTGGTGATGCGGGCGACGTGGGCGGTGGCCCGGGTGCTCGCCGACCGGTCACTGGCCGGATCACCGGTGGTGGTCGGCTACGACGCGCGACACCGCTCGGCGGAGTTCAGCCGTGCTGCCGCTGAAGTCTTTGCCGCGCAGGGCTTTTCGGTGATGCTGATGCCCTGTGCGGTGCCGACGCCCGCAGTGGCGTTCGCGGTGCGTAACACGGGTGCCGCGGCCGGGGTGCAGATCACGGCGTCGCACAATCCGCCGCAGGACAACGGCTACAAGGTGTACTTTGCGGGCGGTCTGCAGATCGCCTCACCCACCGACCGTGACATCGAGCGGGTGATCGCCTCGGCGCCGCCGGCCGACGAGATTGCGCGCGTGCCCGTCGAACCGTCGGGAGCCGAGGTGTTGCGCGCCTATGTCGAACGCGCCGCGACGGTGCGCCGAGGCGCCGGAGCGGCCCGGATCGCGTTGACCCCGATGCACGGAGTGGGCGGCGAGTTCGCCCTGGACGCCTTGGCGCTGGCCGGGTTCGACGACGTGCATGTCGTCGAATCGCAGTTCGCCCCGGACCCCGACTTCCCGACCGTCGCGTTCCCGAACCCGGAGGAGCCCGGCGCATCGGATCGGTTGACGGCGCTGGCCGCCGAGGTCGGCGCCGACCTCGCGATCGCGCTGGATCCCGACGCCGACCGCTGCGCCATCGGGGTGCCGACCCCGGATGGCTGGCGGATGTTGTCCGGCGACGAAACAGGCTGGCTGCTCGGCGATTATCTGCTGTCGGGGCGGGACTGCAGTGACGCTGTGGTCGCGAGCACCGTGGTGTCCTCGCGCATGTTGGCCGCGATCGCCGCCGCGCACGGGGCCCGGCACGTCGAAACCCTGACCGGCTTCAAGTGGCTGGCCCGCGCCGACGACGGCCTCGACGCGACACTGGTGTACGCGTACGAGGAAGCGATCGGGCACTGCGTGGATCCTGACGCGGTTCGGGACAAGGACGGCATCAGCGCGGCGGTACTGGCCGCGGATCTGGTTGTGGCGCTTGGCCACCGCGGTGTGACGGTGCTCGATGCCCTCGACGAACTGGCACGCCGGCACGGTGTGCACAGCACCACCGCCGTCACCCGGAGGGTCGGTTCACCGCGCGAGGCCGCGCAGTTGATGGAGCGGTTGCGCAAGACCCCGCCGCGGGAGGTCGCCGGGTTCGCGGTGACCGTCGAGGATCTGGCGCCGCGCACGGATGCGTTGGTGTTCTCCGGTGACGACGACACCACCACGGTGCGGGTGGTGATCCGGCCGTCGGGGACCGAGCCGAAACTGAAGTGCTACATCGAGATCCGCTGCTCCGGTGATCTGGCGCCGGCCCGCGACCGCGCCGCCCGAGTCCAGGACGCGGTGGCCGCCGCGGTGCGCGACTGGGCCTGA
- a CDS encoding type VII secretion target, with the protein MYARLSVDTDLVHGYGDACELHASALDAVSVRLRAAGSGSVQTFGPVGASFLASLARATAAEASALARLRGVLVAGTAAAASSARDYDAADVSVAARLPGGR; encoded by the coding sequence ATGTACGCGCGCCTGTCGGTCGACACCGATCTGGTCCATGGCTACGGCGATGCCTGCGAGCTGCACGCATCCGCTCTCGACGCGGTCTCCGTGCGGCTGCGTGCAGCCGGCAGCGGCTCGGTGCAGACGTTCGGTCCGGTGGGGGCGTCGTTCCTGGCATCGCTGGCCCGCGCGACGGCGGCGGAGGCTTCGGCCCTCGCCCGGTTGCGCGGCGTGCTCGTGGCGGGCACCGCTGCGGCGGCATCCTCGGCTCGGGACTACGACGCGGCCGACGTCTCCGTGGCGGCGCGACTCCCCGGTGGGCGCTGA
- the upp gene encoding uracil phosphoribosyltransferase has product MDVRVVDHPLAAARLTTLRDERTENSGFRAALRDLTMMLVYEATRELAIDTIPVRTPLCETAGTKLSTPPLLVPVLRAGLGMVDQAHALIPEARVGFVGVARNEETHQPTPYLESLPDDLSRQPVIVLDPMLATGGSMAHTLELLYARDAVDVTAICVVVAPEGLRTLEKVAPELRLYTAAIDSGLNDIAYIVPGLGDAGDRQFGPR; this is encoded by the coding sequence ATGGATGTGCGCGTTGTGGATCACCCGCTGGCCGCGGCACGGTTGACGACCCTGCGTGACGAGCGCACCGAGAACTCCGGGTTCCGCGCCGCGCTGCGGGACCTGACGATGATGCTGGTCTACGAGGCCACCCGCGAGCTCGCGATCGACACCATCCCCGTGCGCACCCCGCTGTGCGAGACCGCCGGGACCAAGCTTTCCACCCCGCCGCTGCTGGTCCCCGTGCTGCGGGCCGGTCTGGGCATGGTCGACCAGGCACATGCGCTGATTCCGGAAGCCCGGGTCGGCTTCGTGGGGGTGGCCCGTAACGAGGAGACCCACCAGCCGACGCCGTACCTGGAGTCGCTGCCCGACGATCTGAGTCGTCAACCGGTCATCGTGCTCGACCCGATGCTGGCCACCGGCGGCTCGATGGCGCACACGCTGGAGCTGCTCTATGCGCGCGACGCGGTCGATGTCACGGCGATCTGCGTGGTGGTCGCCCCGGAGGGGCTCAGGACGCTGGAGAAGGTCGCCCCCGAACTGCGGCTGTACACCGCGGCGATCGACTCCGGCCTCAACGACATCGCTTATATCGTCCCCGGCCTCGGCGACGCCGGCGATCGCCAGTTCGGCCCGCGCTGA
- a CDS encoding C40 family peptidase, which yields MPGATVEALAAPIRRLQTLVGPGFAGDPSADPVSALRGVRQMLDDIVGSSGQAWRTVEAGWAGAGADAAADFAASTSRAIDDAAQRASTLGVAAEDAAAAVARAHQRLQAIVDEFEAKATALEPHLDSPGVARELLTTARNALNDAIRVVEELQGELDRQARVVDATTAGAAPATTVPASSVPASAAGYGPGGAAPGAGLGGAGMPAGLGGFGDTGAVGEMAAFTRPDGTEVADAAEFGEGVAVRLPDGTVVTAPNPVAADAVRHALTQLGVPYQWGGTTPGVGLDCSGLTQWAYQEAGLGLPRLAQEQDVGASVAGNAVLPGDLAVWDGHVAMVVGDGLMVEAGDPVKLSPIRTVNAGQGFQGFWRPTA from the coding sequence ATGCCGGGGGCGACGGTCGAGGCGCTGGCCGCACCGATCCGCAGGCTGCAGACATTGGTCGGGCCCGGGTTCGCGGGCGACCCGTCCGCCGATCCGGTATCGGCGCTGCGCGGGGTGCGCCAGATGCTGGACGACATCGTGGGCTCGTCGGGGCAGGCGTGGCGGACGGTGGAGGCGGGCTGGGCGGGCGCGGGCGCCGACGCGGCCGCGGACTTCGCCGCGAGCACCTCGCGGGCGATCGACGACGCCGCGCAGCGGGCGAGCACGCTCGGGGTGGCCGCCGAGGACGCCGCCGCCGCGGTGGCGAGGGCACATCAGCGGCTGCAGGCGATCGTCGACGAGTTCGAGGCGAAGGCAACCGCATTGGAGCCGCACCTGGATTCCCCGGGGGTCGCTCGCGAACTGCTGACCACGGCCAGGAACGCCTTGAACGACGCGATCAGGGTCGTCGAGGAACTGCAGGGTGAGTTGGACAGGCAGGCTCGGGTCGTCGACGCCACCACGGCGGGGGCGGCGCCGGCGACGACGGTGCCGGCGTCCTCGGTGCCGGCGTCTGCGGCGGGCTATGGGCCGGGTGGGGCGGCGCCGGGCGCCGGCCTCGGCGGTGCCGGGATGCCCGCCGGCTTGGGTGGCTTCGGGGATACCGGCGCCGTCGGCGAGATGGCTGCGTTCACCCGTCCGGACGGCACGGAGGTCGCGGATGCGGCGGAGTTCGGCGAGGGTGTCGCCGTGCGACTCCCGGACGGCACCGTGGTGACCGCGCCCAATCCGGTCGCCGCCGACGCCGTCCGGCACGCACTGACCCAGCTGGGCGTCCCGTACCAGTGGGGCGGGACGACACCGGGGGTCGGGTTGGACTGCAGCGGTCTGACGCAATGGGCGTATCAGGAAGCGGGACTGGGCCTTCCACGGCTCGCGCAGGAACAGGATGTCGGCGCCTCGGTGGCCGGGAACGCGGTGTTGCCCGGAGACCTCGCGGTGTGGGACGGACACGTAGCGATGGTCGTGGGCGACGGACTGATGGTAGAAGCCGGCGATCCGGTCAAATTGTCGCCGATCCGGACGGTCAATGCCGGGCAGGGTTTTCAGGGTTTTTGGCGACCCACGGCGTGA
- a CDS encoding MarR family winged helix-turn-helix transcriptional regulator, which produces MEGEPTPGAATELRESLMAVARQLRRHRPDNGLTLSQMQLLGEINRAGVTTPAELATRMHVRVQSLTDSLNELESRDLIARRPDEADRRRQLVETTDDGAALLAADRAERDTWLHQTMRDNLSELECDLLMLVAPILRKLAESEPR; this is translated from the coding sequence ATGGAGGGTGAGCCGACTCCAGGCGCGGCCACTGAGCTGCGGGAGTCGCTGATGGCGGTGGCGCGGCAGCTGCGGCGGCACCGCCCCGACAACGGGCTCACGCTGAGCCAGATGCAACTGCTCGGAGAGATCAACCGCGCCGGGGTGACGACCCCGGCCGAGCTCGCGACGCGCATGCATGTGCGCGTGCAGTCGCTGACCGATTCACTCAACGAACTGGAGAGCCGAGACCTGATCGCGCGCCGCCCCGACGAGGCGGACCGGCGCAGACAGCTCGTCGAGACCACCGATGACGGGGCGGCGCTGCTGGCCGCCGACCGGGCCGAGCGCGACACCTGGCTGCACCAGACCATGCGCGACAACCTGTCCGAGTTGGAGTGCGACCTGCTGATGCTGGTGGCGCCGATCCTGCGTAAGCTCGCCGAATCCGAACCGCGGTAA